Proteins encoded in a region of the Saccharothrix ecbatanensis genome:
- a CDS encoding MFS transporter, which yields MFRALRGRNYRRWAFADLISVTGSWMQLIGLNWVVLESTGSATSVGLSVLLGTLPSVLLGPWAGSLADRLPVRRIILTCQSLHAVLAALLALVVWQGAPITAVFALTFVSGLVSVFDGPALGRYGAQVVPREDLGNAVALGSVLSSTGRILGMSSAAVLAAAFGSPMLFVINALSFVAVIFAVLAIRRDELHPLEASPPGRVGVAAGLRYVTASGRLLLLFALGFTLSSLGRNYQVTMAAMSPDATTYGLLSTVFAVGTVLGGLAAAARKTLTVRLLLAVACGTSLLQVTSGLVPGMLGFAIVLLPIAAGAVVIDTTMSTRIQLDTEDGMRGRLLAVNSAVGAAAGAAGAPLLGFLCERIGAPETLVLAGALTLLGTVFAASVLAAPAHRRTALAHRVLRRPHQPPAPAGHPHGAVRPGNRPRRRARVRV from the coding sequence ATGTTCCGCGCTTTGCGGGGCCGCAACTACCGTCGTTGGGCATTCGCCGATCTCATTTCGGTGACCGGCTCGTGGATGCAGTTGATCGGTCTCAACTGGGTCGTGCTGGAAAGCACCGGCTCGGCCACTTCCGTCGGCCTTTCGGTGCTGCTGGGCACCCTGCCGTCCGTGCTGCTCGGCCCGTGGGCCGGCTCGCTCGCCGACCGGCTGCCGGTGCGCCGGATCATCCTGACCTGTCAGTCCCTGCACGCCGTGCTGGCCGCGTTGCTGGCGCTCGTGGTGTGGCAGGGAGCGCCGATCACGGCGGTGTTCGCGTTGACGTTCGTGTCGGGCCTGGTGTCGGTGTTCGACGGGCCCGCGCTGGGCCGCTACGGGGCGCAGGTGGTGCCCCGGGAAGACCTGGGCAACGCCGTCGCGCTCGGCTCGGTGCTCAGCTCCACCGGCCGCATCCTGGGCATGAGCAGCGCCGCGGTGCTCGCCGCCGCGTTCGGCTCGCCGATGCTGTTCGTGATCAACGCGCTGAGCTTCGTGGCCGTGATCTTCGCGGTGCTCGCCATCCGCCGGGACGAGCTGCACCCGTTGGAGGCCAGCCCGCCCGGCCGGGTCGGTGTCGCCGCCGGCCTGCGTTACGTCACCGCCAGCGGGCGGCTGCTCCTGCTGTTCGCGCTCGGTTTCACGCTGTCCAGCCTGGGCCGCAACTACCAGGTCACGATGGCCGCGATGAGCCCGGACGCGACCACGTACGGCCTGCTGTCGACGGTGTTCGCGGTCGGCACGGTGCTGGGCGGGCTGGCCGCGGCGGCGCGGAAGACGTTGACCGTGCGGCTGCTGCTCGCGGTCGCGTGCGGGACGAGCCTGCTCCAGGTCACCAGCGGGCTCGTGCCCGGGATGCTCGGGTTCGCCATCGTGCTGCTGCCGATCGCGGCGGGCGCGGTGGTCATCGACACGACCATGAGCACGCGGATCCAGCTGGACACCGAGGACGGCATGCGCGGCCGACTGCTGGCGGTCAACTCGGCCGTCGGCGCGGCGGCGGGCGCGGCCGGCGCTCCGCTGCTGGGCTTCCTGTGCGAGCGGATCGGCGCTCCGGAGACGTTGGTCCTCGCGGGCGCGCTCACCCTGCTCGGCACGGTGTTCGCGGCGTCCGTGCTGGCCGCCCCGGCCCACCGCCGGACCGCGTTGGCGCACCGCGTGCTGCGGCGTCCGCACCAGCCGCCGGCGCCCGCCGGGCACCCGCATGGAGCAGTGCGGCCTGGGAACCGTCCCAGGCGGCGTGCCCGCGTCCGGGTGTAG
- a CDS encoding lytic polysaccharide monooxygenase: MTARRWIALAAAGVAGLLIATLLNVVSPTTASAHGAMMKPGSRTFLCWRDGLTPQGNIQPKNPGCAAAVAAGGDNALYNWFGVLRSDGAGRTSGFIPDGKLCSGNNPTFAGFDVARNDFPVTHLTAGANFGWSYNKWAAHPGTFHLYVTKDSWSPTRPLAWSDLESTPFHSVTNPANSGAVGSVEGQYYWNANLPSGKSGRHIIYSVWTRSDSTETFYNCSDVTFDGGNGEVTGIGGGNTTTTTTTTTTTSTSTSTTTPTSTTTTTPTTTTTTPSGDSKCMAIYKITSAWSGGFQGEVELMNHSTASYNGWTATWTYANGQSINSLWSGVKSGSGAQVIVKNAAWNGTVAPEASVKFGFTATYSGSTNSLPTVTCTSP, from the coding sequence GTGACGGCCCGACGATGGATCGCGCTGGCCGCGGCCGGTGTGGCCGGCCTGCTGATCGCGACGCTCTTGAACGTGGTCAGCCCGACCACGGCGTCCGCACACGGCGCCATGATGAAGCCGGGCAGCCGGACCTTCCTGTGTTGGCGGGACGGCCTGACCCCGCAGGGCAACATCCAGCCGAAGAACCCCGGTTGCGCCGCGGCGGTGGCGGCGGGTGGCGACAACGCCCTCTACAACTGGTTCGGCGTGTTGCGTTCGGACGGGGCCGGCCGCACCAGCGGCTTCATCCCCGACGGCAAGCTGTGCAGCGGCAACAACCCGACGTTCGCCGGGTTCGACGTCGCCCGCAACGACTTCCCGGTGACCCACCTGACGGCCGGCGCCAACTTCGGCTGGTCGTACAACAAGTGGGCCGCGCACCCCGGCACGTTCCACCTGTACGTCACCAAGGACAGCTGGAGCCCGACCCGTCCGCTGGCGTGGAGCGACCTGGAGAGCACGCCGTTCCACAGCGTCACGAACCCGGCGAACAGCGGCGCCGTCGGCTCGGTCGAGGGCCAGTACTACTGGAACGCGAACCTGCCGTCCGGCAAGTCCGGTCGCCACATCATCTACTCGGTGTGGACCCGGTCGGACAGCACGGAGACGTTCTACAACTGCTCCGACGTGACGTTCGACGGCGGCAACGGCGAGGTGACCGGTATCGGCGGCGGCAACACGACCACCACCACTACCACCACCACGACGACGAGCACGTCGACCAGCACCACGACGCCGACCAGCACCACCACGACGACCCCGACCACCACCACCACGACGCCGTCGGGCGACTCGAAGTGCATGGCGATCTACAAGATCACCAGCGCGTGGTCGGGCGGCTTCCAGGGCGAGGTCGAGCTGATGAACCACAGCACAGCCTCGTACAACGGCTGGACCGCTACGTGGACCTACGCCAACGGTCAGTCGATCAACAGCCTGTGGAGCGGCGTCAAGTCCGGCTCCGGGGCACAGGTGATCGTCAAGAACGCGGCGTGGAACGGCACGGTGGCGCCTGAGGCGTCGGTCAAGTTCGGCTTCACGGCCACCTACTCGGGCAGCACCAACTCGCTGCCCACGGTGACCTGCACGAGCCCGTAG
- a CDS encoding energy-coupling factor ABC transporter ATP-binding protein, giving the protein MPDGGGSPEVVAPQRSAPALVVERLAYAYPDGHQALFGINLTVERGERVAVLGPNGAGKTTFVLHLNGVLGGGSGRVEVAGLPVAKEHLKEIRRRVGVVFQDPDDQLFLPTARQDVAFGPANFGLRGAELDERVDHALRAVGMEEFGDRSPLHLSGGQRRRVALATVLACDPEILVLDEPSANLEPVARRELAEVLLGLDRTMLMVTHDLPYALQLCPRSVLIDGGVVVADGPTRELLADTGLLAQHRLELPFGFRLD; this is encoded by the coding sequence ATGCCCGACGGCGGGGGATCGCCGGAAGTCGTGGCGCCGCAACGGTCCGCGCCCGCGCTCGTGGTCGAGCGGCTGGCCTACGCCTACCCGGACGGCCACCAGGCCCTGTTCGGCATCAATCTCACGGTCGAACGCGGCGAGCGCGTCGCCGTGCTCGGCCCCAACGGCGCGGGCAAGACGACGTTCGTGCTGCACCTCAACGGCGTGCTGGGCGGTGGTTCCGGCCGGGTCGAGGTGGCCGGGCTGCCGGTGGCGAAGGAGCACCTCAAGGAGATCCGCCGCCGCGTCGGGGTGGTCTTCCAGGACCCGGACGACCAGCTCTTCCTGCCCACCGCGCGGCAGGACGTGGCGTTCGGCCCGGCGAACTTCGGGCTGCGCGGCGCGGAACTGGACGAACGGGTGGACCACGCGTTGCGCGCGGTCGGCATGGAGGAGTTCGGGGACCGGTCGCCGCTGCACCTGTCCGGCGGTCAGCGCCGCCGTGTCGCGCTGGCGACCGTGCTGGCCTGCGACCCGGAGATCCTGGTGCTCGACGAGCCCTCGGCGAACCTGGAACCGGTGGCCCGCCGGGAGCTGGCCGAGGTGTTGCTGGGGTTGGACCGCACCATGCTGATGGTCACGCACGACCTGCCCTACGCCTTGCAGCTGTGCCCGCGCAGCGTGTTGATCGACGGCGGTGTCGTGGTGGCCGACGGACCGACACGGGAGCTCCTGGCCGACACCGGGCTTCTCGCCCAACACCGGCTGGAGCTCCCGTTCGGGTTCCGCCTGGACTAG
- a CDS encoding PDGLE domain-containing protein — MNKRFFAWFAVVSLVLAGAVSYFADSDPDGLDHVTEQHGIAEHAREHPLAGSPLADYAVGGDDRFTGLAGVLGVVATLALAGGLFWLLRKRSDVR, encoded by the coding sequence GTGAACAAGCGCTTCTTCGCATGGTTCGCGGTGGTCAGCCTGGTGCTGGCGGGCGCCGTCTCCTACTTCGCCGACTCGGACCCGGACGGGCTCGACCACGTCACCGAGCAGCACGGCATCGCCGAACACGCGCGGGAGCACCCGCTGGCCGGGTCACCGCTGGCGGACTACGCGGTGGGCGGTGACGACCGGTTCACCGGGCTCGCCGGCGTCCTCGGCGTCGTCGCCACGCTGGCCCTCGCGGGTGGGCTGTTCTGGTTGCTGCGCAAGCGTTCCGATGTGAGGTGA
- a CDS encoding energy-coupling factor ABC transporter permease, which translates to MSDPVAMHMSDGLLDAPTSLLFVAVAVVGVGVALAKARGDLDDRTAPLAGLVAAFVFATQMLNFPVLPGVSGHLLGGALAAILVGPWVGALCVTIVLVVQSLFFADGGVTALGANITNMALIGTAVGYLTAVALRKLATRNKGGLAAVAFVSALVNTVLASFGFVLEYAIGGQGGVAFGTVAAAVLGVHVLIGIGEGVITAVTVTAVASARPDLVYLLRGVPQKLELKA; encoded by the coding sequence GTGTCCGATCCGGTAGCAATGCACATGAGCGACGGCCTGCTCGACGCGCCGACGTCGCTGCTGTTCGTGGCGGTCGCGGTGGTCGGGGTTGGCGTGGCGCTGGCCAAGGCCCGCGGCGACCTCGACGACCGGACCGCGCCGCTGGCCGGCCTGGTGGCGGCGTTCGTGTTCGCCACCCAGATGCTGAACTTCCCGGTCCTGCCCGGCGTCAGCGGCCACCTGCTCGGCGGCGCGCTGGCCGCGATCCTGGTCGGACCGTGGGTCGGCGCGCTGTGCGTGACGATCGTGCTGGTCGTCCAGTCCCTCTTCTTCGCCGACGGCGGCGTCACCGCGCTCGGCGCGAACATCACCAACATGGCCCTGATCGGCACCGCGGTCGGCTACCTGACGGCCGTCGCGCTGCGGAAGCTCGCCACCCGCAACAAGGGCGGTTTGGCGGCGGTCGCGTTCGTGTCCGCCCTGGTCAACACGGTCCTCGCGTCGTTCGGCTTCGTGCTGGAGTACGCGATCGGCGGCCAGGGCGGTGTCGCGTTCGGCACGGTCGCCGCCGCCGTGCTCGGCGTGCATGTGCTCATCGGCATCGGCGAGGGCGTGATCACCGCGGTCACCGTGACGGCGGTCGCCTCGGCCCGACCGGACCTCGTGTACCTGTTGCGCGGCGTGCCGCAGAAGCTGGAGCTGAAGGCGTGA